One Dreissena polymorpha isolate Duluth1 chromosome 9, UMN_Dpol_1.0, whole genome shotgun sequence genomic window carries:
- the LOC127845916 gene encoding small proline-rich protein 3-like has product MHDASPYEIGRSVVENNGTSVPPPTSLRCPDTGDVESGDDIRSSGDFRGPDTGDFSFPDTGDFPCPDTGDLRYSDTGDFSLPDTGDFRFSDNGDFRCPDPGDLRYPDTGDFSFPDTGDFRFSDNGDFRCPDPCDFRCPDPGDFG; this is encoded by the coding sequence ATGCACGATGCCTCCCCGTATGAAATTGGACGATCAGTAGTCGAAAATAACGGAACGTCAGTCCCACCCCCAACAAGCTTACGTTGTCCCGACACAGGCGACGTAGAATCCGGCGATGACATCCGCTCTTCAGGCGACTTCCGCGGTCCCGACACCGGCGACTTCAGCTTCCCCGACACTGGCGACTTCCCCTGTCCCGACACCGGAGACTTACGATATTCCGACACTGGCGACTTTAGCCTCCCCGACACCGGCGACTTCCGCTTTTCCGACAACGGCGACTTCCGATGTCCCGACCCCGGCGACTTACGATATCCCGACACTGGCGACTTCAGCTTCCCCGACACCGGCGACTTCCGCTTTTCCGACAACGGCGACTTCCGATGTCCCGACCCCTGCGACTTTCGCTGCCCCGACCCCGGAGACTTCGGGTGA